CTCTTGGCAACGTCAATGGCGACTGTAGTCGGTGTCATTTCTACACACCTTCTTGTGCTCTACACATTACACTTTTCTACAATGTATCCAGCTTTGTGGAAGTTTTAGTACTTTTTTACTCTTGTAAATGGTTTGTCTACGCATAATGTCAGTGTGCACGCCTATTTGTCCGTTGGAATAGTTCCCCACCCAGGGTTACATGTCCGGCAACTTTTTAGGTTTGTAGAGGTATAGTCTTCAGTATTCCTTGGAATAGAAAATTTATCACTTAGCTTACTTGCTTATAGCTGAGAATTAGCCTGTAAGGATGTAGTTCTGACGGATAAAGCAGATACTCGCCAGAGGGTCAATGAGCGAAGAGGGATATTTGTTATAGAGTGGATACTCAAGTTTAGTAAATGGTTTTATAGGATGAAATTGTCGAGTAAGTCCCTATTAACCAATGAAAAGTTCATACAGGGGACATCTCATTCATACCTTGCAAAAGAGGAATAAAACTATAaacctgcatgcagagATAATTGTGCAATATTTTGCTCATTTATGACTTTAAATAGGTTGTAAATAAAAGGTTATACACTTAAAATGTGAATTAATGAATTGTAATAGTTAAATCCCATATTTTAAATCCTTTTCACTCTATGCCCAGTGATTCCAGAGAGAGGACGTAATGGCTCTGTAAAAGACATCAAAGGGCAaaactggaagaataaTGAATCCAGAGATAAAAACTGCTTATTATAACCCATTATTCAATCGGTATaaatcaaaaaatttgtTAGCCGCCTTAATAACTTGCAGCCATGTGGAACAAGCATTCTTGAAAACTTGCAACTAGGGAAACctataacaaaaatttttGGGTATATGCCAGATTTATTGCTCTTTTTTAATTCCTCGACCATAATGcatcttcctccatctttgaAAGCCAAAGTTTGATTCCCTGCATACATTACCCTTTTCCCCAAAATGTGAGCTCTGTTGGCCATATTCTGCAATCTCTGTCATTTCAACCTTTTAGAAATCTTTATCCATGACATTGAGAGTGTAAAAGACTAGAAATTAACCTTCCAAGTTGGGAGTTGAAATGTTTTCGCATGGAGCCCTTGCACAGACTTTTGAATATGGGCCAGATTTCTGTAACTTCgccttcttcttcatctcaTCGAGCTTTACACTATGTTCTTTCTCTGTAATTATGGTCCATGAGCCGTCAAACTTTTCATAAAACAAGTTTGTGGCAGAGCCAAGATCGTAAGTGCGTAGATGCAAAAGACTCTGATTGACCATAGTCCTCTCATTGCAGAGTTCTAGTGACTGATTTCCATCACTTTCCCAGAATAAAAAGTCACCAGCAAGGACAGCTGTAATCTTCACTCCTGGATTTGCGATGTATCTCATCCGAATGAATTCTCTAGTGCCCCTTTCCGTTGTGGATACAAACGCAAGGTTAGGGTGTTCAATATCCAGTTTGTATCCACAAAGTTTTCCAGAAGAAATGTAACCGTCTCTTTCGCGTTCACGGTTATTACCTCCGCATAAATCAACGAGTAAGGTTGTGAGTAACAGGTAAGTGTTGTTGGTGAAGGCGCTTACAGCTTTGCATGCAGCTTCTAGAGGACCTTTCCAGACCTCATTTTCTCTATCCGTTATCTTTGAAATGACAAATTCGTCATTAACTCTGGAAAATGAGTTTTTTGTTTTGTCAGTAGAGAATTCTTCCGGGAGAACATTTTGCTTCGTAGATTGAGAAATGTCCAAGATCGTTCCCCCAACTGGCGAATTCGTGAAATTTAAAGGTTCTGTCTTGACGTTAATATCCATGCGCTGAGCTGATAATGCTGAGTTAACATTGGAGTTTTCACGTTTTGCTTCATTACTTTGACCGGCTATATCTCCACATGTAGCATCGTCTCTGTTGCAGCAAAAAACGCCATAGAGGAGTAGAAGAATTAGCGACCCACTTAGCTTTACCATTTTCTAAAACTCCCCGTAATTTACGAGAAAGGGTGGGGTAATGTATATCCACAAGAGTTGAACTTGTATGAAATGGGCCACTTGGTATCCCTCAAGTCTACAGTCTAGCGTAAATGGTACCCTCTGGTCGAATGCTATTCCACATGCCTATAAATATGGTGTGTCTTTAAAAAGGCTTCCAGTAGCATGCAGGAAAACTGTCATAATGTGTCTATACACGAGTATAcaaattataaaatgtTATACCAGTGGACATTCTCCACAAGGGCGGTTAATAGTATGGCTTTCTATTCATCCATATGAAGAGCTCTTTTACTTGGAACAAGTGCGTGTAATGGtcagaatatttttggagCGTTTCAAAATGTACGTCACTTGTTGTTTCTAATGATCTAAGACTGGAGTGATTTAGGGTGTATCTTCGTGCGCATGTAATCAAGATAAAGCAGCATATTTTCCCTTCATTTCCTTGGATTTCTTGTCGAATACCTCAATTGGCATATTTGTCTATTCATTTCTACTCTTCTCGATACAGTATTTATCCCTTTTCTTACCATCGTCCAAAATAAGGTATGCAAACGGGGTATCTTCATTTGGATACACTTTACAATATATGCATCTGATCATCTCCAGGAGCCTTCCATACAGATTTCTCACCATCTCTTACTTCCGTAGCTTTAAACCAGCCTCTGTGTAGTGACAATTCGCTGGTGTGTTCAAGAGTTTGGCATAGAATGCAATGTCTATGAACATATTTGTAGTCTCTTTAGTCTTTACCTTCAGTTTCTCAATCTCACTTGGGTAAGCATAGCACATTTTCGATTTATTACCAAGTTTGTGATACCATTCATAGCTTTCGTGACTAACATTTGTAGACTTGCCAATAGAATGTTACTACCATCATTATGGTATTGaaattactgcattattgaTACGATTCATATCCAACTTGGACAACTgacaaaatatttttgccGCAAGCTCattgtagaatcttcaAATGTTGTGGAATTCTACTTTTGAGGAAACGGCCACTGAATTGGTTTTGTTGTGATCCCTAAAGATCATGGTTTGAATTCTTCCAGAATCCCATTCTACTCAccatttttcaaagtatttagTAAAAGAACCATTGCCAGTCTTTGTCATTATGGCAAAGAGTGATCTTTTCTTCCGAAAACCTTGATACAAATTGGATATTGAAAACCCTGGCCCTTAAAAATGACAATTTGAGCTTCAGGGGACAACTTTAACTGTTGAAGTAGTTGTTACTTTACAGGTATTCCTTGTCAATCCATTCTCATATATCTCCTCTCTGGGTGCATTGTCATAGAGGTAAGGTTCCTCAGATAGTAGTTCCTCACATTCTTCATTCTGTTGAGATGGTGGAAGAGTTATTCCTTTAGAGCCTCTAGTAGCTTGTGTACCTTCTGGCCTTTTTGGTCTATTGTTTGCAGGTTTTGGGGGAGTTTTTTTAGGTTTGGTATTTTCAGCGGTTGTACACCTAGGTTTTACAGGCTTTGCTACGGGAGTGGTCACTGGTTCAGTATCTGCTGGAATATCCCACAATGGCTTCTGTTCATTACCACCTTCATAAAACTTTTCCAAGGGTTGTATGTTGCTTAGCAGATATTGAGCATCTGATACCCTCTTCATAGCCTCAGTGACAAGACTCTCTTGAGATTCTACGGATGGAATCGTGTAGTTTAAATCGGACTCTAGGCCTTCCTTGACCTTTTGCAGGACCCTTAGGACCATATCGGTTCCGGAGGCTGCTTCCAGAACCTTTTCTGCGGTCTCAAGGGCACTTCTAGTTCTTTCCAACTCTTCTTTTTTGGCATTTTGTATATCTGTACAGGCATTGGTATAGTCTTTAAGCTTATTTCTAGCACCCCTTAGGGCTGATTTCGTCTCTTCTATAAGTTCCTGAGCCCTGGCCACTTCACCGTTAAAACCTGCGGCTATCTCGTCAAACCTCCTACAGCTACAGAGCCTTAACGCGTAGGTTACGCAAAGTATTGCAAGAATCTTCATGTCTATTAGGATGAAGAGTGAGATAGACAGGGATTCTCGGCTCTTGTTCATGTGGTGTAGCGCGAGGATGAATGCCAAAATATTGAGGTAAACTGAACGTAAACAGTTGCAGTTTTGATGAGAATAAGAGTATCTAAGTGCTTCCCTTGTCTTGCCGCGTTCTTGTCCTTGTACGGTCTCTATTCCTGCCACTAGAGGGGGAGTGGTTCCTACCTTGAAGACCAGTCACTCTTCAAGGACAGGAACGGCCATGAAAGAAGGAATAAAGGGGCTCTGAATGTTATGCTCTCTGCAGCGACACATGGACTCGCTGAGGCTAGGCAGACCGAGACAACGTCCCTTGCAGACTTGGGGTTGTCTAAAAGTCCATAAGAAGCAAATTAGCCGCAGTTGTCGTTATCAAATTGGAGCTTATTATGGAGAGCATCGATTGTGAAAAGGCTGCCGCGAAAAGCGCATTTCCAGGGCTCTTGGTGCATCAAACGGGTCAGGTGGTCCACTGGCAGTATCTCCAGGTGGTATGTTTTCACACCTATTGTtagtagattcttcata
Above is a genomic segment from Theileria equi strain WA chromosome 4 map unlocalized gcontig_1105316255041, whole genome shotgun sequence containing:
- a CDS encoding signal peptide containing protein (encoded by transcript BEWA_047390A), giving the protein MVKLSGSLILLLLYGVFCCNRDDATCGDIAGQSNEAKRENSNVNSALSAQRMDINVKTEPLNFTNSPVGGTILDISQSTKQNVLPEEFSTDKTKNSFSRVNDEFVISKITDRENEVWKGPLEAACKAVSAFTNNTYLLLTTLLVDLCGGNNRERERDGYISSGKLCGYKLDIEHPNLAFVSTTERGTREFIRMRYIANPGVKITAVLAGDFLFWESDGNQSLELCNERTMVNQSLLHLRTYDLGSATNLFYEKFDGSWTIITEKEHSVKLDEMKKKAKLQKSGPYSKVCARAPCENISTPNLEG
- a CDS encoding signal peptide containing protein (encoded by transcript BEWA_047400A), encoding MKILAILCVTYALRLCSCRRFDEIAAGFNGEVARAQELIEETKSALRGARNKLKDYTNACTDIQNAKKEELERTRSALETAEKVLEAASGTDMVLRVLQKVKEGLESDLNYTIPSVESQESLVTEAMKRVSDAQYLLSNIQPLEKFYEGGNEQKPLWDIPADTEPVTTPVAKPVKPRCTTAENTKPKKTPPKPANNRPKRPEGTQATRGSKGITLPPSQQNEECEELLSEEPYLYDNAPREEIYENGLTRNTCKVTTTSTVKVVP